The Rhea pennata isolate bPtePen1 chromosome Z, bPtePen1.pri, whole genome shotgun sequence genome includes a region encoding these proteins:
- the MRPS30 gene encoding large ribosomal subunit protein mL65, with the protein MAAPRGWRLFWPGRRWLSQAESAAAPVPPDSLYPPIVASATAKSKAAKRRRLEHFHQRVHQAPSIEEKLRLYGLLQRPKYMVYPQTFAINADRWYQSFTKTVFVPGLPLRAAPEPGPALEAAAGAAARAPGAAAPEAAAGAAPALDLGELRSLVCDALLQESFYQNKKRPFLYRYQEHTPGPFLTQLVCSLTAFLCSRNPLLAASSLDLKPEVNYYWHHGEEVVVHGYRKGRVDPVRFQIDDHPHLQIRVPKQLPEVVPLESDLGDVPVIEHKPSKLPLFKKQYENKVFIGSKVADPCCYGHTQFHLIPDKLKRQRFLKANLEDQIEVTYRANGITSLFAWTAAQAMYQGFWNEADVTRPFVSQAVVTDGKYFAFFCYQLNTLALTVETIRNNPRKNICWGTESKPLYDVVEDGDVKGFNDEILLQLVQFLLNRPEEL; encoded by the exons ATGGCGGCGCCCCGGGGGTGGCGGCTGTTCTGGCCCGGCCGGCGCTGGCTTTCGCAGGCGGAGTCCGCCGCGGCTCCGGTGCCTCCGGACTCGCTCTATCCGCCCATCGTGGCCTCGGCTACGGCGAAGAGCAAAGCGGCCAAGCGGCGGCGCCTGGAGCATTTCCACCAGCGGGTGCATCAGGCGCCCTCGATCGAGGAGAAGCTGCGGCTCTACGGGCTGCTGCAGCGGCCCAAGTACATGGTTTACCCGCAGACCTTCGCCATCAACGCCGACCGCTGGTACCAGAGCTTCACCAAGACCGTCTTCGTGCCGGGGCTGCCGCTAAGGGCCGCGCCGGAGCCAGGGCCGGCGCTggaggccgcggcgggagcggccgcgAGAGctccgggggcggcggcgccagaggccgcggcgggagcggccccggccctggaTCTGGGCGAGCTGCGCTCCCTCGTCTGCGACGCGCTCTTGCAAGAGAGCTTCTACCAGAACAAGAAGCGGCCGTTCCTCTACCGCTATCAGGAGCACACGCCGGGCCCCTTCCTCACGCAGCTGGTCTGCTCACTTACGGCCTTCCTCTGCAGTCGCAACCCACTGCTGGCTGCCTCCTCCCTTG ACTTAAAGCCTGAGGTTAACTATTACTGGCATCATGGTGAGGAAGTTGTTGTCCATGGATATCGTAAAGGTAGAGTCGATCCTGTGCGATTTCAGATAGATGATCACCCGCACCTCCAGATCCGTGTACCAAAGCAACTTCCAGAG GTTGTACCGCTAGAGTCAGATCTTGGAGATGTTCCTGTTATTGAGCACAAACCATCCAAACTGCCATTGTTCAAAAAGCAATATGAAAACAAGGTATTTATAG GATCAAAGGTGGCAGATCCATGCTGTTATGGGCACACCCAGTTTCATCTTATTCCTGATAAGCTAAAAAGGCAGAGGTTCTTAAAAGCGAATCTTGAAGATCAGATTGAAGTTACTTATAGAGCTAATGGTATTACAAGTCTCTTTGCCTGGACAGCGGCACAAGCAATGTATCAAG gaTTCTGGAATGAAGCAGATGTGACCCGTCCTTTTGTATCACAGGCAGTAGTGACTGATGGAAAATACTTCGCTTTCTTTTGTTACCAGCTAAATACTTTAGCATTAACTGTAGAAACTATTCGAAATAACCCTCGGAAGAATATTTGTTGGGGAACAGAAAGTAAGCCATTATACGATGTTGTGGAAGATGGTGATGTGAAAGGTTTTAATGATGAGATTCTGCTTCAGTTGGTTCAATTTCTATTAAACAGACCAGAAGAGTTGTAA